The Lewinellaceae bacterium genome has a segment encoding these proteins:
- a CDS encoding response regulator transcription factor, translating into MNKKYKIAITDDEALFRKGMEMILSDCDECEVVFEAENGQELLNQLETTEKAPDVILLDLQMPVMDGVDTLKALQGKYSELRVIVLTSHYNASMILRLVEEGASAFLPKNVDPDELIRTIQNVVDKGFHYNSYIVQLLRERMLFGKPRTLVLVEELTKREKEILLLICDQYTNKEIADKLFISSRTVEGHRNKMLEKTQSKNTVGLIIYAIEHGLVSVKVSNMLNK; encoded by the coding sequence ATGAATAAAAAATATAAAATTGCCATTACCGATGATGAGGCCCTTTTCCGGAAAGGAATGGAAATGATTCTTTCCGATTGTGATGAGTGCGAGGTGGTTTTTGAAGCCGAAAACGGCCAGGAATTGTTAAATCAGCTGGAAACAACGGAAAAGGCTCCCGATGTGATTTTACTCGACCTCCAGATGCCAGTCATGGATGGTGTGGATACCCTCAAGGCCTTACAGGGAAAATATTCCGAGCTAAGGGTAATCGTTTTGACTTCTCATTACAATGCTTCGATGATTCTTAGGCTGGTAGAGGAAGGGGCATCAGCATTTTTGCCTAAAAATGTCGATCCAGATGAATTGATCAGAACCATCCAAAACGTGGTGGATAAAGGCTTTCATTACAATTCTTACATTGTTCAACTCCTTCGCGAACGGATGTTGTTTGGGAAACCCCGGACTTTAGTTCTCGTAGAGGAACTGACCAAACGGGAGAAAGAAATCCTTTTGCTGATCTGCGACCAGTACACCAATAAAGAGATTGCCGATAAACTTTTCATCAGTTCCAGAACGGTGGAAGGGCATCGAAATAAAATGCTCGAAAAGACCCAGTCCAAGAATACCGTTGGCCTGATCATTTATGCCATTGAGCATGGCCTGGTCAGTGTGAAGGTGTCGAATATGCTTAATAAATAA
- the sucC gene encoding ADP-forming succinate--CoA ligase subunit beta, translated as MNLHEYQGKELLKSYGVAIQEGIVAENVAQAVEAFESLQEQTGTAFAVVKAQIHAGGRGKGGGVKLAKNMDDLKTHAGNIIGMMLKTPQTPGGMNGEGKLVRKVLIAEDVYAPDFDACKEFYVSILMDRERKCNVIIYSTEGGMNIEEVAEQTPHLVHKEYIDPLMGLLPFQARKVAFNLGLSGQAFKEMTKFITNLYKAFVGSDASLFEINPCLKTGDDHIVAVDCKVTLDENSLFRHKDLEALRDTSEEDPTEVEAKSYGLNFINLDGNVGCMVNGAGLAMSTMDIIKLSGGEPANFLDVGGTADAARVEQAFRIILRDPKVEAILINIFGGIVRCDRVAQGVVDAYKNIGNIKVPIIVRLQGTNADIAKKIIDESGLSVHSAILLQEAADLVKKLVA; from the coding sequence ATGAATTTACACGAATATCAAGGAAAAGAACTGCTCAAAAGCTATGGTGTTGCTATCCAGGAAGGCATTGTTGCAGAAAATGTAGCCCAGGCTGTTGAAGCTTTTGAAAGCCTCCAGGAACAGACCGGCACCGCTTTTGCCGTCGTTAAAGCTCAAATCCATGCCGGTGGCCGTGGAAAAGGTGGGGGGGTAAAACTCGCTAAAAACATGGACGATTTGAAGACCCATGCCGGAAACATTATCGGGATGATGCTCAAAACGCCCCAAACTCCGGGAGGTATGAATGGCGAAGGTAAACTGGTAAGAAAAGTGCTGATCGCCGAGGATGTGTACGCTCCAGATTTTGACGCCTGTAAAGAATTTTACGTTTCAATCCTGATGGATCGTGAACGCAAATGTAATGTGATCATTTATTCCACAGAAGGAGGAATGAATATTGAAGAAGTTGCAGAGCAAACACCGCACCTGGTGCACAAGGAATACATCGATCCGCTCATGGGGCTTCTGCCTTTCCAGGCCAGAAAAGTGGCCTTCAACCTTGGATTGAGTGGCCAGGCCTTTAAAGAAATGACCAAATTTATTACGAATTTATATAAAGCCTTTGTGGGATCTGATGCTTCTCTTTTTGAAATCAACCCATGCCTGAAAACAGGTGACGATCATATTGTTGCAGTGGACTGTAAGGTTACACTGGACGAAAATTCGCTTTTCCGCCATAAGGATCTGGAAGCATTGAGAGACACCTCGGAAGAAGATCCTACAGAAGTGGAAGCAAAAAGTTACGGTCTCAACTTCATCAACCTCGATGGAAATGTGGGATGCATGGTGAACGGCGCCGGTCTGGCCATGTCCACCATGGATATCATCAAATTGTCTGGCGGAGAGCCGGCCAACTTCCTGGACGTAGGAGGTACCGCTGATGCTGCACGCGTTGAACAGGCATTCCGCATCATCCTCAGAGACCCGAAGGTGGAAGCTATCCTCATCAATATTTTTGGGGGCATCGTTCGTTGTGACCGCGTGGCACAGGGCGTTGTGGATGCTTATAAAAACATAGGGAATATCAAAGTGCCGATCATCGTCCGGCTCCAGGGTACCAATGCCGATATTGCCAAGAAGATTATCGATGAATCAGGTCTTTCCGTACACTCGGCCATTTTGCTGCAGGAAGCAGCCGATCTGGTCAAAAAGCTGGTCGCCTGA
- a CDS encoding M20/M25/M40 family metallo-hydrolase, with the protein MMRIIALGFFLTLLAACHTTRSLNFESMESIQPLQETERLITTLASDEMQGRNVGTAGIEKAAVFIETYLREAGVNPFFGETFRDEFTSGSTLTNNIVGIIPGTDKSIEKEYILIGAHYDHLGMIDNSEDMVYNGANDNASGVTAVLQMATAAAKFTPRRSILIALFSAEEKGIQGSAHLAEKLEREGIKPLCVINMEMVGKTLTDQPGKVYMTGYKKSNMAQELNDLAGDEFVRFLESESRYALFYRSDNFPFFKKMNIPSHTFSSFDFTNYKYYHQPGDEVEQLDLPNMNNIIHKMTFALLKLANEDQPGIQLND; encoded by the coding sequence ATGATGAGAATAATAGCCTTAGGCTTCTTTTTAACGCTCCTGGCAGCCTGCCACACCACCCGATCCCTGAATTTTGAATCCATGGAATCCATCCAGCCGTTGCAGGAAACGGAAAGATTGATCACCACCTTAGCTTCTGATGAAATGCAGGGGCGTAACGTGGGCACGGCAGGCATAGAAAAAGCAGCGGTATTTATAGAAACTTATCTGCGGGAAGCTGGTGTGAATCCTTTTTTTGGCGAAACCTTTCGGGATGAATTTACCTCCGGATCAACCCTGACAAACAATATTGTAGGGATAATCCCGGGAACCGATAAATCCATTGAAAAAGAATACATTCTGATCGGTGCCCATTATGACCACCTCGGCATGATCGACAATTCAGAGGATATGGTGTACAACGGGGCCAATGACAACGCCAGCGGCGTCACGGCCGTATTGCAAATGGCTACCGCCGCCGCAAAATTTACCCCCAGGAGGAGTATCCTCATCGCACTGTTCTCTGCCGAAGAAAAAGGCATCCAAGGATCTGCCCACCTGGCGGAAAAACTGGAACGGGAAGGGATAAAACCACTTTGTGTCATCAATATGGAAATGGTAGGCAAAACGCTGACCGATCAGCCGGGTAAAGTTTATATGACAGGTTATAAAAAATCGAATATGGCTCAAGAACTGAATGATCTTGCCGGGGATGAATTTGTCCGATTCCTGGAGTCAGAAAGCAGATACGCCTTGTTTTACCGCTCCGACAATTTTCCTTTTTTTAAAAAAATGAATATCCCCTCCCACACCTTTAGCTCCTTTGATTTCACCAATTATAAATATTACCATCAGCCTGGAGACGAAGTAGAGCAGCTGGACTTACCCAATATGAACAACATCATCCATAAAATGACCTTTGCCCTTTTAAAACTGGCCAATGAGGATCAACCCGGCATTCAATTGAACGATTAA
- a CDS encoding transposase, whose protein sequence is MANKNNKKFQKQPNSNRTFSESFKRSKVKDLVSRRIKVRDICELYEVSRTSVYKWIYLYSDSTKEVKTVVQMESEAQKTKILMQRLSEYERIIGQKQMTIDLLEKGYEFASEDLGYDVKKKYVLQPWNGSENTLTNTDIK, encoded by the coding sequence ATGGCAAACAAAAATAACAAAAAGTTTCAAAAACAACCAAATAGCAATAGGACTTTCAGTGAATCCTTTAAAAGGAGCAAAGTTAAAGACCTGGTTTCAAGACGAATAAAGGTACGAGATATATGTGAGCTATATGAAGTATCACGAACAAGTGTATATAAATGGATATATTTGTATTCTGACAGTACAAAAGAAGTAAAGACAGTAGTACAAATGGAAAGTGAAGCACAAAAGACGAAAATATTAATGCAACGATTGTCCGAATATGAACGCATAATCGGACAAAAACAGATGACAATAGATCTCTTGGAGAAGGGGTACGAGTTTGCGAGTGAAGATCTGGGTTATGATGTAAAAAAAAAGTACGTACTCCAACCCTGGAATGGTTCCGAAAACACCCTGACGAACACGGATATAAAATGA
- a CDS encoding DDE-type integrase/transposase/recombinase, with protein MKTLYSLSGISKQGHMDALKREREQLLKAPLYIGFIEEIREMHPGMGLRKIYEQFEPEGIGRDAFIILGLREGYRLRALESPYKTTYSDKGSQYGNVLIGKRFTNVNQLWVSDLFYFPLGGQHYYVVLIMDVYSRRIIGYSVSDNMRSENNIAALTMALNLRGIDDYNNELIHHSDRGSQYTSTDYTNLLKSYGIRISMCTNVLENAHCERANGTIKNEYLKRWSIQNFGQLKKRVAMAVENYNNRLHNSLKMTPMVYETYIKDLKEKERPEMEVFTINKMLDNPMQLELQFDL; from the coding sequence ATGAAGACATTATACAGTTTATCGGGGATCAGCAAACAAGGGCATATGGATGCCCTGAAACGGGAACGAGAGCAATTATTAAAAGCTCCCCTTTACATAGGTTTTATTGAGGAGATTAGGGAGATGCATCCGGGGATGGGCCTGCGCAAGATATATGAACAGTTCGAACCAGAAGGCATTGGACGGGATGCTTTTATAATATTAGGTTTACGCGAAGGCTATCGTTTACGGGCCTTAGAAAGTCCCTATAAGACTACTTACAGCGATAAGGGAAGTCAATATGGTAATGTACTGATAGGAAAGAGGTTTACAAATGTCAACCAATTATGGGTTAGTGACCTTTTTTATTTTCCATTAGGGGGACAGCATTATTACGTTGTATTAATAATGGATGTTTATTCTCGACGGATCATAGGATATTCGGTTTCTGACAATATGCGGTCAGAGAATAATATTGCTGCATTAACAATGGCACTCAACCTCAGAGGCATTGATGATTATAATAATGAGTTGATTCATCATTCTGACAGAGGTTCGCAATATACGAGTACTGATTATACGAACTTACTTAAATCCTATGGCATAAGGATCAGTATGTGTACTAACGTACTTGAAAATGCACATTGCGAGCGGGCAAATGGAACCATAAAAAATGAATACCTCAAAAGGTGGAGTATCCAAAATTTTGGACAGTTAAAGAAACGAGTAGCCATGGCTGTTGAAAACTACAACAACCGTTTACACAATTCTTTAAAGATGACACCAATGGTTTATGAAACATATATCAAAGACCTAAAGGAAAAAGAAAGACCCGAAATGGAAGTCTTTACAATAAACAAAATGTTAGATAATCCAATGCAACTTGAATTACAATTTGATTTATAA
- the bshB1 gene encoding bacillithiol biosynthesis deacetylase BshB1, with amino-acid sequence MTKIDILAIGVHPDDVELGCAGTLLSHIQMGKKVGILDLTRGELGTRGSAEIRDREAADAAKMMGAEFRVNLSMADGFFQYNPENINKIIRVIRSCKPEIVLANALSDRHPDHGRAAKLIADACFFAGLAKIETLNDSGISQEKWRPKAVYHYIQDFNLAPDFVVDISDYMDKKMELVLAFRSQFFAPEATEYEKEESSPISGQDFLEFLRSKARTYGRHAGFDYAEGFNKSRDIGVQNLFDLV; translated from the coding sequence ATGACCAAAATAGATATTCTAGCCATAGGTGTTCACCCGGACGACGTTGAATTGGGCTGTGCAGGAACGCTCCTTTCCCATATTCAAATGGGCAAAAAAGTAGGCATCCTCGATCTGACAAGAGGCGAATTAGGCACCCGGGGCAGTGCAGAGATCAGAGACCGCGAAGCCGCCGATGCGGCAAAGATGATGGGTGCCGAATTTCGCGTAAACCTTTCCATGGCAGACGGATTTTTCCAGTACAACCCCGAAAACATCAACAAAATCATTAGAGTCATCCGTTCCTGTAAACCTGAAATCGTTTTGGCCAACGCCCTCTCAGACCGTCACCCTGACCATGGGAGAGCCGCCAAACTGATAGCAGATGCCTGCTTTTTTGCAGGACTCGCCAAAATTGAAACTTTAAACGACTCCGGTATCTCCCAGGAAAAATGGCGACCAAAAGCCGTTTACCATTACATCCAGGATTTTAACCTGGCACCTGATTTTGTAGTGGATATTTCTGATTATATGGACAAAAAGATGGAACTGGTACTGGCGTTCCGTTCCCAGTTTTTTGCACCAGAAGCCACAGAATATGAAAAGGAGGAAAGCTCTCCCATTTCAGGACAGGACTTCCTGGAATTTCTGCGCAGCAAAGCCCGTACCTACGGCCGCCATGCCGGATTTGATTACGCCGAAGGATTCAACAAATCAAGAGATATAGGCGTGCAGAACCTTTTTGACCTGGTTTGA
- the fabG gene encoding 3-oxoacyl-[acyl-carrier-protein] reductase gives MTLLKGKTALVTGGSRGIGAAIVRKFAEQGAEVAFTYLSSSEQAESIVEELKEMGVNVKAYRSDASKYDQAEALANAVIEDFGKIDILVNNAGITKDTLMLRMSEEQWDQVIEVNLKSVFNLTKHVIRPMMKNRGGSIINMSSIVGITGNAGQANYAASKAGIIGFSKSIALEMGSRNIRCNVVAPGFIETDMTDELDEKTKEAYLSNIALKRLGKAGEIADVCVFLGSDMGTYISGQTLSVCGGLNT, from the coding sequence ATGACTTTACTAAAAGGAAAAACGGCCCTGGTGACGGGTGGTTCCCGGGGTATTGGAGCAGCTATTGTGCGGAAATTTGCTGAACAGGGCGCTGAAGTGGCATTTACTTACCTTTCTTCTTCCGAGCAAGCGGAAAGTATTGTGGAAGAACTCAAAGAAATGGGGGTGAATGTAAAAGCTTACCGCTCTGATGCGAGTAAATATGACCAGGCCGAAGCATTGGCCAATGCGGTTATTGAAGATTTTGGCAAAATTGATATCCTGGTGAACAATGCCGGGATCACGAAGGATACCCTGATGTTGAGGATGAGTGAGGAGCAGTGGGACCAGGTGATCGAGGTGAACCTGAAATCAGTTTTTAACCTGACGAAACACGTGATACGTCCGATGATGAAAAACCGGGGAGGTTCTATCATCAATATGAGTTCCATTGTGGGGATTACCGGAAATGCGGGGCAGGCAAATTATGCGGCGTCCAAAGCCGGGATCATCGGTTTTAGTAAATCCATCGCACTGGAAATGGGCTCGAGGAATATCCGCTGTAACGTGGTGGCTCCCGGGTTTATCGAAACGGACATGACGGACGAACTGGATGAGAAGACCAAAGAGGCTTATTTGTCCAATATTGCTTTAAAACGCCTTGGAAAAGCGGGAGAGATCGCTGATGTATGTGTTTTCCTGGGGAGCGATATGGGGACTTATATTTCAGGGCAGACTCTCAGTGTTTGCGGGGGGCTGAATACGTAA
- the pepT gene encoding peptidase T produces MSLNINYTVLERFLKYVQIDTQSDPESPTCPSTEKQKNLGKILVEELHAIGISDAEMDEHGYIYATIPSNTEKEVPVICFCSHMDTSPDSSGTNVKPLIHKNYDGSDIVLPDDPEQVILFKKNPALAKQIGNDIITASGLTLLGADDKAGLAEIMDAAHHLMSHPEIKHGKIRLLFTPDEEIGRGVDKADMERLGAEFGYTMDGEEAGSMENETFSADAVQILIHGVSAHPGFAKGNMESALKIAGEIIARLPKDRLCPEATEDKEGFIHPTGMSGSVEEAEIKFIIRDFVDQKLQDYEDYLRKITEEVISGYPNATFDFIVTEQYRNMKVMLDKYPHVSEYAIQAIRRTGLTPILSSIRGGTDGSRLSFMGLPCPNIFAGGHSFHSKHEWVAVQDMQKAVETIVHLAMIWEENGK; encoded by the coding sequence ATGAGTCTAAATATCAACTATACCGTACTCGAAAGATTCCTGAAATACGTACAAATCGACACCCAATCCGATCCGGAATCTCCCACCTGCCCTTCCACGGAAAAGCAAAAAAATCTAGGAAAAATACTCGTGGAAGAACTCCATGCGATAGGTATTTCGGACGCAGAAATGGATGAACACGGTTATATTTATGCCACCATTCCTTCCAATACGGAAAAAGAAGTTCCCGTGATCTGTTTCTGTTCTCACATGGATACCTCACCGGACAGCAGCGGCACGAATGTCAAACCCCTGATCCACAAAAATTATGACGGCTCGGATATTGTACTGCCGGATGATCCGGAGCAGGTGATCCTCTTTAAAAAGAATCCCGCACTTGCCAAACAGATCGGTAACGATATTATCACAGCCAGTGGTTTGACGCTCCTGGGCGCCGATGACAAAGCTGGGCTCGCCGAAATCATGGATGCAGCCCACCACCTCATGTCACACCCCGAAATTAAGCATGGAAAAATACGCCTGTTATTCACCCCCGATGAAGAAATCGGACGGGGGGTGGATAAAGCGGATATGGAACGCCTTGGTGCTGAATTTGGATATACGATGGACGGGGAAGAAGCAGGTTCCATGGAAAATGAAACCTTCTCTGCGGATGCCGTGCAAATTCTAATTCACGGCGTAAGCGCCCACCCGGGTTTTGCCAAAGGCAATATGGAAAGCGCCCTCAAAATCGCAGGCGAGATCATCGCACGCCTCCCAAAGGATCGTCTTTGCCCCGAAGCAACGGAAGACAAGGAAGGATTCATCCACCCTACCGGGATGAGCGGCTCGGTGGAGGAGGCTGAAATAAAATTCATCATCCGCGATTTTGTAGATCAAAAACTGCAAGATTACGAAGATTACCTCAGGAAAATAACCGAAGAAGTGATCAGTGGATACCCCAACGCCACCTTTGACTTTATTGTCACCGAACAGTATAGAAATATGAAGGTGATGCTCGACAAATATCCACATGTTTCCGAATATGCTATTCAGGCCATCCGCAGAACCGGACTGACCCCGATTCTATCCAGCATTCGTGGCGGCACCGACGGCTCAAGGCTTTCCTTTATGGGATTACCCTGCCCGAATATCTTTGCCGGCGGACATTCCTTCCACTCCAAACATGAATGGGTTGCCGTTCAGGATATGCAGAAGGCGGTGGAAACCATCGTACACCTGGCCATGATTTGGGAAGAAAACGGAAAGTAA
- a CDS encoding SH3 domain-containing protein — protein MRKLKKKPGNRLFGEGGRIAHAEMKGLYRIVTTISVFLLLALPTFSQHNFVLYNNSQLPQANFQNPGQEIWMNGYLILPGLSGASVDLYSDGPILDQMGLRSGFSLDNIVRESLLAENNLSAIASATIAGFGFRHKAGFFHVNLQEHFVSEVYYPKSLFGFIDHYNAETTSLNNYPLYPLTIDAAHYRSYSFGYTHRFAKLSIGAHVKYLQGIANLHISDQNLNILYSKDNSGYSVQGKLEAFTAGVEMYNDPKTGNLIKGSGNSGFAVDLGGVVHFSPKFEMSFAALNLGKLFWENHIYQTSLLDETTVFQAKDSEELTQELTDHFVALFDDEIIANSPANYQSLLRQKYLLGARYFFRPATNLGLLLHSDVLNGQANFGGSLSLNTQYKKNVGFSVALSKYQNEDFDIGSGVNFNLGPVQIYAMTDNLISLVSPDKSHKIHGQAGINFIFGKKTRQGAIVRKTAEPSVDPATITPVIVQQEPIIIYPENEFTAKSPEAATEQKQMEKPAETKGLPPGYIEYRAQVSDSESNKPLSDVKVNVYKLKSRRIQVLVHSELTTDGYFALPISRIDTHRVVIEKPGYHKLEKEYSPGLITGKSDTLTLYFFLTPILKDPKLLDIAVESTIAEITDFSKEKTIHAQRSLGTYSLTGSTSLRTGPDHSKSIILRFRTDDEVELLEKTNNYWWKVKYGDLEGFVKATYLVKK, from the coding sequence ATGAGAAAACTTAAAAAGAAGCCGGGTAACCGTCTCTTTGGAGAGGGAGGACGTATTGCTCACGCTGAAATGAAAGGTCTATACAGGATAGTCACTACTATTTCTGTATTTTTACTGTTGGCCTTACCGACCTTCAGTCAGCACAATTTCGTGCTGTACAATAATTCACAATTACCGCAAGCTAATTTTCAAAATCCCGGCCAGGAAATCTGGATGAACGGATATCTTATCCTGCCAGGGCTGTCAGGCGCAAGTGTCGATCTGTACAGCGATGGGCCTATTCTCGATCAGATGGGACTGAGAAGCGGTTTTTCACTGGACAACATCGTACGTGAAAGCCTTCTGGCAGAAAACAACCTGTCTGCCATTGCCAGTGCCACCATCGCGGGTTTTGGCTTCAGGCACAAAGCCGGTTTCTTTCATGTAAACCTACAGGAACACTTTGTAAGTGAGGTGTATTACCCGAAGTCGTTGTTCGGGTTTATCGATCATTACAACGCGGAAACCACTTCCCTCAACAATTATCCTTTATACCCGTTGACCATTGATGCGGCTCACTATCGTTCCTATTCTTTTGGTTATACCCACAGGTTTGCCAAACTTTCCATCGGCGCACATGTAAAATACCTCCAGGGCATAGCGAACCTTCATATAAGCGACCAAAACCTCAATATACTTTATTCAAAGGACAACTCAGGCTACAGTGTACAGGGAAAACTCGAAGCCTTCACCGCAGGCGTGGAGATGTACAATGACCCCAAAACCGGCAACCTGATCAAAGGAAGCGGCAATTCCGGTTTTGCGGTTGACCTGGGCGGAGTGGTTCATTTTTCCCCGAAATTTGAGATGTCTTTTGCCGCCCTGAACCTTGGAAAGCTTTTCTGGGAAAACCATATTTACCAAACTTCTCTTTTGGATGAAACGACCGTTTTCCAGGCAAAGGATTCTGAGGAATTAACCCAGGAGCTCACTGACCACTTTGTAGCCCTATTTGACGATGAGATCATCGCCAATAGCCCCGCCAACTACCAGTCCTTACTGAGGCAAAAGTATCTTTTGGGAGCCCGTTACTTCTTCAGACCGGCCACCAATCTAGGCCTATTACTGCATTCGGATGTGCTGAACGGCCAGGCCAATTTCGGAGGCTCGCTTTCATTGAATACCCAGTATAAAAAGAATGTAGGCTTTTCTGTGGCTCTGTCCAAATATCAAAATGAAGATTTTGACATAGGAAGTGGCGTTAATTTCAATCTCGGCCCGGTACAGATTTATGCCATGACCGACAACCTGATTTCCCTGGTTTCCCCTGATAAATCACACAAAATCCATGGCCAGGCGGGGATTAATTTCATTTTTGGCAAAAAGACCCGGCAAGGGGCCATTGTCCGCAAAACAGCGGAACCTTCTGTTGATCCAGCCACTATTACTCCGGTGATCGTTCAACAGGAACCTATAATCATCTATCCGGAAAATGAATTTACGGCTAAATCCCCTGAGGCGGCAACGGAACAAAAACAGATGGAAAAACCCGCCGAAACAAAAGGATTGCCTCCCGGATACATCGAATACCGTGCCCAGGTGAGCGACTCGGAAAGCAATAAACCTTTGAGCGACGTAAAAGTCAATGTTTATAAATTAAAATCCCGCAGAATCCAGGTGCTCGTTCATTCAGAACTGACTACCGACGGATATTTTGCCCTGCCTATTTCCCGCATTGATACCCACAGGGTAGTCATTGAAAAACCGGGATATCACAAGCTGGAAAAAGAATATTCACCGGGCCTCATCACGGGAAAATCTGATACACTAACGCTTTATTTCTTCCTGACGCCAATACTGAAGGATCCAAAATTATTAGATATCGCCGTGGAATCCACTATTGCGGAAATTACCGATTTTTCAAAAGAAAAAACCATTCATGCTCAACGCTCCCTCGGTACTTATTCCCTGACGGGAAGTACGAGTTTGCGTACTGGCCCCGACCACAGCAAAAGTATTATTTTAAGATTCAGAACGGATGACGAGGTTGAACTTTTGGAAAAAACGAATAATTACTGGTGGAAAGTAAAATACGGTGATTTGGAGGGATTTGTAAAAGCAACCTACCTGGTAAAAAAATAG
- a CDS encoding nitroreductase family protein yields MTKTFDDIINHRRSVRLFDPEIPFDSEAVLRSIQRAVLSPNSSNMQLWEFHHIKDPELLKKMTRYCMGQNAAKTCNEIVVVVARKDYWYKRAKANLWHAIPDFHSTPKNSYSKRQRRSQKYYQRIMPAIYIDLMGLLGWLKFAAVSIRGVFRVTYRQVRNSDVKVMIHKSVALAAQTFMLSMAAEGYDTCPMEGLDSVRIKKMLGLPPRATINMAIACGTRKEEGVYGERFRVPLEEVYKIH; encoded by the coding sequence ATGACAAAAACCTTCGACGATATTATTAACCATCGCCGTTCTGTCCGATTATTTGATCCTGAAATTCCCTTTGATTCAGAAGCGGTACTGCGCAGTATCCAAAGAGCCGTGCTTTCTCCCAATAGCAGCAACATGCAGTTGTGGGAATTTCACCACATCAAAGATCCCGAACTGCTTAAAAAAATGACACGGTATTGCATGGGCCAGAATGCCGCCAAAACTTGTAACGAGATCGTCGTTGTAGTGGCGAGGAAGGATTACTGGTACAAAAGGGCTAAGGCCAATTTGTGGCATGCCATTCCTGATTTCCATTCAACACCCAAAAACTCTTACTCCAAAAGACAGCGCAGGTCACAAAAATATTACCAAAGGATCATGCCGGCGATCTACATTGATCTTATGGGATTGCTGGGCTGGCTGAAATTCGCTGCTGTTTCGATCCGTGGGGTGTTCCGGGTTACTTATCGGCAGGTGAGAAATTCAGATGTTAAGGTGATGATCCATAAAAGTGTTGCCCTTGCCGCACAGACCTTCATGCTGAGTATGGCCGCCGAAGGGTACGATACCTGTCCGATGGAAGGACTGGATAGTGTAAGAATTAAAAAAATGCTCGGATTGCCTCCTCGGGCAACGATAAATATGGCTATTGCCTGTGGTACCCGTAAGGAAGAAGGGGTTTATGGCGAACGGTTCAGGGTTCCGCTTGAGGAAGTTTATAAGATCCATTAA